The Paenibacillus sp. RUD330 genome has a segment encoding these proteins:
- a CDS encoding alpha-glucuronidase family glycosyl hydrolase, which produces MQRSAEAKPGTGCEAWLGSPPAAPAVREQAATWAACLHASETDAPVISSALEELRRAVEGLSGQAPKDGMPSEGVRGIVLGTFRGCPQAAAAFSKEEQAAAGEGYRIRTAGSSIVVGGSRAAGVLYGTFRLIRLLRAGVPLSGLDIAEAPANALRMINQWDNGDGSVERGYAGRSIFYRDGEIAEDTSRIRDYARLLSSVGINAISINNVNVHERETRFMGEEDLPKVAGIAAVFREWGISVYLSANFAAPFETGELETADPLDPSVRLWWSRTAARIYRHIPDFGGFLVKADSEFRPGPYTYGRNHADGANMLADALAPFGGRVIWRCFVYDCRQDWRDRKTDRARAAYDHFKPLDGRFSDNVFLQVKNGPMDFQVREPASPLFGAMPETNMLAEFQIAQEYTGQQKHLCYLVPQWKESLDFDTHARGEGSFIKAIASGRLHGREAGGMAAVSNIGDDDNWTGHLLAQANLYGFGRLAWNPELTALEIAEEWSALAFGTEGKAAATVVSMLMESWSIYEAYTAPLGVGWMVKPNHHYGPDVDGYEYSMWGTYHFADRDGIGVDRTSGTGTGYASQYFAPNRERYERTQTTPDELLLFFHHVPYLHVLHSGKTVIQHIYDSHFHGAERAEELAAKWESLEGEIPEPAFGDTLLRFRHQAEHAREWRDVINTYFYRKSGIPDEQGRTIF; this is translated from the coding sequence ATGCAGCGCTCAGCGGAAGCTAAGCCGGGCACCGGCTGCGAGGCGTGGCTGGGCAGTCCTCCGGCGGCTCCAGCCGTTCGGGAGCAGGCGGCAACGTGGGCTGCCTGTCTCCACGCTTCCGAGACGGATGCTCCTGTAATATCATCCGCGCTGGAGGAGCTGAGGCGGGCGGTCGAAGGCTTGAGCGGCCAGGCTCCGAAGGACGGAATGCCGTCCGAAGGTGTCCGGGGCATCGTCCTCGGAACCTTCCGCGGCTGTCCGCAGGCCGCGGCGGCGTTCAGCAAGGAGGAGCAGGCGGCTGCCGGAGAGGGCTACCGGATCCGGACGGCCGGCAGCAGCATCGTAGTCGGCGGCTCCCGCGCGGCTGGCGTGCTCTACGGCACGTTCCGCCTGATCCGGCTGCTCCGAGCGGGAGTCCCGCTGTCCGGGCTCGACATCGCCGAAGCTCCCGCCAATGCGCTGCGCATGATCAACCAGTGGGACAATGGAGACGGCAGCGTCGAGCGCGGCTACGCGGGGCGCTCCATCTTTTACCGGGACGGAGAGATCGCCGAGGATACAAGCCGCATCCGGGACTACGCGCGCCTGCTGTCGTCCGTCGGCATCAACGCCATCTCGATCAACAACGTCAACGTGCATGAACGCGAGACCCGCTTCATGGGAGAAGAGGATCTGCCGAAGGTAGCGGGGATCGCCGCCGTCTTCCGGGAATGGGGCATCTCCGTCTATCTGAGCGCGAACTTCGCGGCTCCGTTCGAGACCGGCGAGCTGGAGACGGCCGATCCTCTCGATCCCTCGGTCCGGCTGTGGTGGAGCCGGACAGCGGCCCGCATCTATAGGCATATTCCGGATTTCGGCGGCTTCCTCGTGAAAGCGGATTCGGAATTCAGGCCGGGACCGTACACGTACGGCCGGAATCATGCCGATGGCGCCAATATGCTGGCCGATGCGCTGGCGCCGTTCGGCGGCCGCGTCATCTGGCGCTGCTTCGTCTATGACTGCAGGCAGGACTGGCGGGACCGCAAGACGGACCGGGCCAGAGCCGCATACGACCACTTCAAGCCGCTTGACGGCAGATTCAGCGACAATGTCTTCCTGCAGGTGAAGAACGGGCCGATGGACTTCCAGGTCAGGGAGCCCGCATCGCCGCTCTTCGGAGCGATGCCGGAGACGAACATGCTGGCGGAATTCCAGATCGCCCAGGAATACACCGGCCAGCAGAAGCATCTCTGCTATCTCGTTCCGCAATGGAAGGAGTCGCTCGACTTCGATACGCATGCGCGCGGCGAAGGGTCCTTCATCAAGGCGATCGCCAGCGGCAGGCTGCACGGCCGCGAAGCCGGAGGCATGGCGGCCGTGTCCAATATCGGGGACGACGACAACTGGACCGGCCATCTGCTCGCGCAGGCGAATCTGTACGGCTTCGGCAGGCTGGCTTGGAATCCGGAGCTGACGGCTCTGGAGATCGCGGAGGAATGGTCCGCGCTCGCCTTCGGGACCGAGGGAAAGGCGGCCGCGACGGTCGTTTCCATGCTGATGGAATCCTGGAGCATCTATGAAGCCTATACGGCGCCTCTGGGCGTGGGCTGGATGGTGAAGCCGAACCATCATTACGGACCCGACGTGGACGGCTATGAATATTCCATGTGGGGCACGTACCACTTTGCCGACCGGGACGGCATCGGAGTGGACCGCACGAGCGGAACGGGAACCGGATACGCATCCCAGTATTTCGCACCGAACCGGGAGCGCTACGAGCGGACGCAGACGACTCCGGATGAGCTGCTGCTGTTTTTCCACCACGTCCCTTACCTCCATGTGCTGCATTCCGGCAAGACGGTCATCCAGCATATCTACGACTCTCATTTCCATGGAGCGGAAAGAGCGGAAGAGCTGGCTGCGAAGTGGGAATCGCTCGAGGGCGAGATTCCGGAGCCTGCTTTCGGAGATACGCTCCTCCGCTTCCGGCATCAGGCCGAGCATGCCCGCGAGTGGCGGGATGTCATCAACACCTATTTCTACCGCAAAAGCGGCATTCCGGACGAGCAGGGACGGACGATCTTCTGA
- a CDS encoding Nif3-like dinuclear metal center hexameric protein: protein MRTVRHVMDWLQGAEQPASSVDGLLAGSADERLKGVAVAFNASLAVLEKAAAAGANLLVVHEGICYSHDGRAEWSAGSREAGLKRQWIRQAGMAVYRSHDGPHRRDPDWITEGLVSSLGWGEAVETLLPAAAVVRLPEPSTARSVAEHVKRKLNIPWLRGIGGLDTRCCRIGVAVGYRGGGSVAVPLYEEHGVDLVVAGEGPEWETPEYVRDSVHRGGRRSLLLLGHAASEEPGMRLLAQRLRAAVPEVPVHFIEDAYSFAVL from the coding sequence ATGAGAACGGTCCGCCATGTGATGGATTGGCTTCAGGGAGCGGAGCAGCCTGCATCATCCGTCGACGGCTTGCTCGCCGGCAGCGCGGACGAACGTCTGAAGGGTGTGGCGGTCGCATTCAACGCCTCCCTGGCCGTGCTGGAGAAGGCGGCGGCGGCGGGCGCCAACCTGCTCGTCGTCCATGAAGGAATCTGCTACAGCCACGACGGCCGGGCGGAGTGGTCCGCCGGCAGCCGGGAAGCCGGCTTGAAGCGGCAATGGATCCGGCAGGCGGGGATGGCCGTCTATCGATCCCACGACGGTCCGCATCGGCGCGATCCGGATTGGATCACGGAAGGATTGGTATCGAGCCTCGGCTGGGGGGAAGCGGTAGAGACGTTGCTGCCGGCGGCGGCGGTCGTGCGCCTGCCGGAGCCGTCGACGGCCCGCTCCGTTGCGGAGCACGTCAAACGGAAGCTGAACATCCCCTGGCTGAGAGGGATCGGAGGCTTGGATACCCGATGCTGCCGGATCGGCGTCGCGGTCGGATACCGGGGAGGCGGATCCGTCGCCGTTCCTCTCTATGAGGAGCACGGCGTCGACCTGGTCGTCGCCGGAGAAGGTCCGGAGTGGGAAACGCCGGAATACGTCCGGGATTCCGTGCATCGCGGAGGTCGGAGGTCGCTGCTGCTGCTGGGGCATGCGGCCAGCGAGGAGCCGGGCATGCGGCTGCTCGCACAACGGCTGCGGGCGGCCGTTCCCGAAGTTCCGGTTCATTTTATCGAAGATGCCTATTCATTCGCCGTATTGTAG
- a CDS encoding glycosyl hydrolase family 8, with amino-acid sequence MGQAGNGAFHTGTYRNLFMEAGYPSDEIKSRVEETWSKLFEGGEETRIYYEAGSDKGYLLDTGNLDVRTEGMSYGMMMAVQLDRKDVFDRIWRWSYEYMHMKEGWGEGYFAWSCNRDGTRRSDGPAPDGEEYFALALFFAANRWGEGEHPLDYSAKARDILRACLHKGEEGRPGDPMWNRDNKLIKFIPNCEYSDPSYHLPHFYELFALWSDPEDRSFWKEAAEASRAYIQLSSHPDTGLAPEYAHYDGTPNDERGYGKFFSDSYRVAANIGLDSEWFRADPGQAYIADRILTFFADKSPGDYRRYEIDGTPLDEKSLHPVGLVATNAMAALATGGEHALNAVRRFWDTPVRTGDRRYYDNCLYMFAMLALSGSYRIWMPEGDAAAQD; translated from the coding sequence ATGGGTCAAGCAGGCAACGGAGCGTTCCATACCGGGACGTATCGCAATCTGTTCATGGAAGCGGGCTATCCGTCCGATGAAATCAAATCGCGGGTGGAGGAGACGTGGAGCAAGCTGTTCGAAGGCGGCGAAGAGACGCGGATCTATTACGAAGCCGGGAGCGACAAGGGCTATCTGCTCGATACGGGCAACCTGGATGTCCGGACGGAAGGAATGTCCTACGGCATGATGATGGCCGTGCAATTGGACCGCAAGGACGTGTTCGACCGGATCTGGCGCTGGTCCTATGAATATATGCATATGAAGGAAGGCTGGGGCGAAGGGTATTTCGCCTGGTCCTGCAACAGAGACGGCACGCGGCGCTCGGACGGCCCGGCTCCGGATGGAGAGGAATACTTCGCGCTGGCGCTCTTCTTCGCCGCCAACCGCTGGGGAGAAGGCGAGCATCCTCTGGATTACAGCGCCAAGGCGAGGGACATCCTGCGCGCCTGCCTGCACAAGGGAGAGGAGGGAAGGCCCGGCGACCCGATGTGGAACCGGGACAACAAGCTGATCAAGTTCATTCCGAATTGCGAGTATTCGGATCCTTCCTACCATCTGCCGCATTTCTACGAATTGTTCGCGCTCTGGTCCGATCCGGAGGACCGCTCCTTCTGGAAGGAGGCGGCCGAGGCCAGCAGGGCGTACATCCAGCTCTCCAGCCATCCCGACACCGGACTTGCGCCGGAGTACGCCCATTATGACGGAACGCCCAACGACGAGCGCGGCTACGGCAAGTTTTTCAGCGATTCGTACCGGGTCGCGGCGAACATCGGCCTGGATTCCGAGTGGTTCCGCGCCGACCCGGGCCAAGCGTACATCGCGGACCGCATCCTGACGTTCTTCGCGGACAAATCCCCCGGGGACTACCGCCGCTACGAGATCGACGGCACTCCGCTGGACGAGAAATCGCTCCACCCCGTCGGGCTGGTCGCGACCAACGCCATGGCCGCTCTGGCGACCGGCGGGGAGCATGCGCTGAATGCGGTGCGCCGGTTCTGGGATACGCCCGTTCGCACCGGAGACCGCCGTTATTATGACAATTGCCTGTATATGTTCGCAATGCTGGCTCTGAGCGGCAGCTACCGCATCTGGATGCCCGAGGGAGATGCGGCCGCGCAGGACTGA
- a CDS encoding response regulator transcription factor: MHKVMLVDDEGFARQGLRSMIDWEACGYEVCAEAEDGEEALRMIGEHAPDLVITDIRMPVLSGLELIRAVRGTGNRSVKFIIVSGYGDFSYAQQAIKFGVRDFILKPVDDAEMMEALQGLAAQIEKDEQAGERSSRQSRTALESLLRGHASGEELRRHGELLGLDPEVPCCYLILEANGILSFVGADQPEQRAGELRLEIAGCAEQLGLTPRPCVLLEHKPGVYGLPVVLPATSGLSAEEAADRLAERLRRRTGLLFTAYLGEQGEGFKELRDGYRTALNAMQFKFAYPEKRTFGYARLKGEELRRLEFEPAEYARLQEQIEDCDPDKRNAGIEWIFDQFRSKRYTPDAVHNAVNRFVFGAIGTIRSLQGDEKELLSLDPMLSWRDYPVSPCGLRELFRTFAEESSEMASRLRKSNAKGDIVKIKQYIDSRYKEDISLKSIAARFYMNPVYLGQLFKKNYGVYFNDYLLQLRVHNAKKLLRQTEMRVYEVARSVGFDNPDYFICKFEKVEGKSPTAYRNELLAKT; this comes from the coding sequence ATGCACAAGGTCATGCTGGTCGACGACGAAGGATTTGCCCGGCAGGGATTGCGGAGCATGATCGATTGGGAAGCTTGCGGCTACGAGGTATGCGCGGAGGCCGAGGACGGGGAGGAAGCGCTCCGGATGATCGGGGAGCATGCCCCCGATCTTGTCATCACCGACATTCGGATGCCCGTCCTGAGCGGTCTGGAATTGATCCGTGCGGTCCGGGGAACAGGCAACCGCTCCGTCAAGTTCATCATTGTCAGCGGGTATGGTGACTTCAGCTACGCGCAGCAGGCGATCAAGTTCGGCGTCCGGGACTTCATCCTGAAGCCGGTGGACGATGCCGAAATGATGGAGGCGCTGCAGGGGCTGGCCGCCCAGATCGAGAAGGACGAGCAAGCCGGAGAGCGGTCCTCCCGGCAATCGCGGACGGCGCTCGAAAGCCTGCTGCGGGGGCATGCCTCCGGCGAAGAGCTGCGGAGGCATGGGGAGCTGCTGGGCCTCGATCCGGAGGTCCCATGCTGCTACCTCATCCTGGAAGCCAACGGCATCCTGTCGTTCGTGGGAGCGGATCAGCCCGAGCAGCGGGCGGGCGAGCTGCGCCTGGAAATCGCCGGCTGCGCCGAGCAGCTCGGACTGACTCCTCGTCCATGCGTTTTGCTGGAGCATAAGCCGGGCGTCTACGGCCTGCCGGTCGTTCTCCCTGCTACATCCGGGCTGTCCGCCGAGGAAGCCGCCGACCGTCTTGCCGAGCGGCTGAGGCGCCGTACGGGATTGCTGTTCACCGCTTATCTGGGCGAGCAGGGGGAAGGCTTCAAGGAGCTGCGGGATGGGTACCGCACCGCCCTCAATGCGATGCAGTTCAAGTTCGCGTATCCGGAGAAGAGGACCTTCGGCTACGCGAGGCTGAAGGGAGAGGAGCTGCGCCGGCTTGAATTCGAGCCGGCCGAGTACGCCCGGCTGCAGGAGCAGATCGAGGACTGCGATCCCGACAAGCGCAATGCCGGCATCGAGTGGATCTTCGACCAGTTCCGCAGCAAGAGGTATACGCCGGACGCGGTCCATAATGCCGTCAACCGCTTCGTGTTCGGCGCCATCGGCACGATCCGCTCCTTGCAGGGCGACGAGAAGGAGCTGCTCTCCTTGGATCCGATGCTGTCCTGGAGGGATTACCCGGTTTCTCCATGCGGGCTTAGAGAGCTGTTCCGCACCTTCGCCGAGGAAAGCTCGGAGATGGCAAGCCGGCTGCGCAAGAGCAATGCCAAAGGCGATATCGTCAAGATCAAGCAATACATCGACAGCCGCTACAAGGAAGACATCAGCCTCAAGAGCATCGCCGCCCGGTTCTATATGAATCCCGTCTATCTCGGGCAGCTGTTCAAGAAGAATTACGGCGTCTACTTCAACGACTATCTGCTGCAGCTTCGGGTCCACAACGCCAAAAAGCTGCTTCGCCAGACGGAAATGAGAGTGTACGAAGTCGCCCGCAGCGTCGGCTTCGACAACCCGGACTATTTCATCTGCAAATTCGAGAAGGTGGAGGGCAAATCGCCTACCGCCTACCGCAACGAGCTGTTGGCCAAAACATGA